The following are encoded in a window of Diorhabda sublineata isolate icDioSubl1.1 chromosome 3, icDioSubl1.1, whole genome shotgun sequence genomic DNA:
- the LOC130441654 gene encoding proton-coupled amino acid transporter-like protein CG1139, with the protein MSFYQKNEFLGDGRTESYSSFAGAISSREQLTHKDKDNGINPVELKDFQKSIEAGEYDPYIYREVKHPTTNMETLFHLLKGSLGTGILAMPLAFYHSGYLLGIIATALIGLLCTHCIHILIKCEYELCKRKKVPVMTYPATAEAALQEGPEFFQKFSSIAPHMVNIFLLIYQLGTGTVYTVFIGENIKEVLLSHGVSIDSRWVMFAALMPLILLNYVRNLKYLAPLSTTANFVTIASFGIIGYYMFSREFSFEGKEAFGEMKNYPLYFGTVLFALEAIGVIMPLENEMKTPQYFGSTLGVLNIGMAVIVLLYTSMGFFGYIAYGDKVGGSISYTIGNELPAQICKIMLSFAIYITHGLQMYPAIDTVWNQYLKTWIGKSDLLLFWEYLTRTLMVLFCFGLAIAVPYIELFISLFGALTLSALGLAIPAILDLSTYWDDFQGIRGILIISKNCLIILIGVFGLIIGTTTSLGEIYKKFAPT; encoded by the exons TTTCGCAGGAGCAATTAGCTCTCGAGAGCAGCTAACGCATAAAGACAAAGATAATGGTATAAATCCTGTAGAATTAAAAGACTTCCAGAAGTCCATAGAAGCCGGCGAATATGACCCTTACATCTATAGAGAAGTAAAGCATCCCACAAC GAATATGGAAACTTTGTTTCACCTTCTTAAAGGAAGTTTGGGAACTGGCATCCTTGCCATGCCATTAGCATTTTACCATTCAGGATATCTCTTAGGAATCATAGCTACAGCTCTTATAGGACTTTTATGTACGCATTGTATACACATATTGATTAAATGCGAATATGAACTATGTAAAAGGAAGAAAGTACCTGTAATGACTTATCCAGCTACAGCTGAAGCAGCTCTTCAAGAGGGACCtgaattttttcagaaattttcttcaatagcTCC gcATATGGTAAACATATTTCTACTGATTTATCAACTAGGTACAGGCACTGTATACACGGTATTTATTGGTGAGAACATAAAAGAAGTATTATTATCCCATGGTGTTTCAATTGACTCACGATGGGTGATGTTTGCCGCTCTAATGCCTCTAATACTTTTAAATTATGtcagaaatttgaaatatttggctCCATTATCCACTACTGCTAACTTTGTGACAATTGCAAGTTTTGGAATTATTGGTTACTACATGTTTTCTCGAGAGTTTTCGTTTGAGGGAAAGGAAGCATTtggagaaatgaaaaattatcccTTGTATTTCGGAACAGTTTTATTTGCTTTAGAAGCAATTGGTGTG ataatGCCGTTGGAAAACGAAATGAAAACCCCACAATACTTTGGAAGTACACTGGGAGTTTTGAATATTGGTATGGCAGTCATAGTATTGTTATATACCAGTATGGGATTTTTTGGATATATTGCATATGGGGACAAAGTCGGTGGATCGATTTCATATACAATTGGAAATGAATT accAGCTCAAATTTGCAAAATAATGTTGTCATTTGCAATATATATAACACATGGTCTTCAAATGTATCCTGCTATCGATACAGTCTGGAATCAATATTTAAAGACTTGGATAGGCAAAAGTGATCTTCTGTTATTTTGGGAATATCTCACGAGAACTCTGATGGTACTTTTTTGTT tTGGATTGGCTATAGCAGTTCCATACATCGAGCTGTTCATATCCCTATTTGGTGCTTTAACACTTTCTGCTTTAGGATTGGCTATACCAGCAATTCTAGATCTCAGTACATATTGGGATGATTTTCAAGGGATTAGAGGGAttttaataattagtaaaaaCTGCTTAATCATATTAATAGGTGTATTTGGGCTTATCATCGGGACTACTACAAGTCTTGGCGAAATCTACAAGAAATTTGCGCCAACGTGA
- the LOC130440926 gene encoding uncharacterized protein LOC130440926, translating to MSELKPYQSCIKVKGINLLPPMITDTRRRELQKDKYQAMKLEKRLKLCRDLKKSLEELIALHSLANTANSSENKIIDSGISPSTNSILPKIKLSRDIIDITEYNNDGIRLININKDLPTGARPGQREYVEGQQLLLNSCSSDAYDTDSSLNRSTEVAVSSVQSSAREQLSNLSSGSSKKSLVHPSQPFTSSETSKKSKPSRASKSSKILKSPTSPPRRLIRSNSYTLEAPSPILLAHLKKCNTGISPNIQQLNPTLSRTWTSLENNFVPLESEFSSINTVFNTNAACNEHSSEIHLNKLDNEEKSLPKEVEKKSPTIEVVQTDISVQQILVNANSDEIEKVKSSFNLSDPECQLIQVLKKIPEDYSRQIMEIIERQRSEHQIKVDDFEKKFSNPVIDYSTQKKDDNSINNFNLSEVSNWSNYYTPSDTVSQYGHSDKMIEIDICDEVSPYQESTNKSNEKSDNTFLPEENDDKLCERVSGSKIPEKDWSNVDINKPTFITDFDSSDDTISIKEKKPRFSRKLFFKNSDNTKKKWAANLICAHVKGYLTRRLLKTLRVQSLIDTIRDALICALELHKAEHIDEADVELHRRLINQVSAACYAFHDIFFSISIPEQMAIISADRKRLREKSRRPSSAPDIRRSMSNSSRSATKSFHSQSHTLMKI from the exons ATGTCTGAACTAAAGCCTTATCAGTCATGTATTAAAGTAAAAGGAATAAATCTTTTACCTCCTATG ATAACTGATACACGCCGCAGAGAACTTCAAAAAGACAAATATCAGgcaatgaaattagaaaaacGACTGAAACTTTGTAGAGATTTAAAAAAGAGTCTAGAAGAATTAATAGCTCTTCATTCGTTGGCAAACACTGCAAATtctagtgaaaataaaataatcgattcagGAATATCCCCATCAACAAATTCTATACTACCTAAAATAAAACTTTCCAGGGATATTATTGATATTACAGAATATAACAATGATGGCATACGAttaattaacattaataaagattTACCCACTGGTGCTAGACCTGGTCAAAGGGAGTATGTAGAAGGTCAACAATTATTACTTAATAGTTGTAGCAGTGATGCATATGATACTGATTCATCCTTAAATAGGTCAACAGAAGTTGCTGTATCATCAGTACAATCTAGTGCAAGAGAGCAATTGTCAAATCTTTCTAGTGGTTCATCAAAAAAAAGT ctgGTTCATCCCTCACAACCCTTTACATCATCAGAAACAAGTAAAAAATCAAAACCTTCTCGAGCTTCCAAATcatcgaaaatattgaaatctcCAACTTCCCCTCCAAGAAGACTGATCAGAAGCAATTCATATACTTTAGAAGCTCCCAGTCCAATACTTTTAGCCCatcttaaaaaatgtaatacTGGGATTTCTCCAAATATCCAGCAGTTAAATCCAACTCTATCTAGAACTTGGACttctttagaaaataattttgtaccaTTAGAGAGTGAATTTAGTAGTATAAATACTGTGTTTAACACAAATGCTGCTTGCAATGAACATAGTTctgaaattcatttaaataaattagataatgaAGAGAAAAGTCTTCCaaaagaagttgaaaaaaaatcaccTACAATTGAG gtgGTTCAAACTGATATTTCAGTACAACAAATATTGGTAAATGCTAATAGTGACGAAATAGAAAAGGTTAAAAGCTCATTTAATCTATCAGATCCAGAATGTCAATTGATACAAGTTTTGAAAAAGATACCGGAAGATTATTCCAGacaaattatggaaataatagAAAGACAAAGATCAGAACATCAAATAAAAGTGGatgattttgaaaagaaatttagtAACCCAGTAATCGATTACTCTACTCAGAAGAAAGATGATaattcaattaacaattttaatcTCTCTGAGGTATCCAATTGGTCTAATTATTACACTCCATCAGATACTGTGTCTCAGTATGGTCATTCtgataaaatgattgaaatagaTATATGTGATGAAGTTTCCCCATATCAAGAATCCACAAATAAATCAAACGAGAAGTCTGACAACACCTTCCTTCctgaagaaaatgatgataagtTGTGTGAACGAGTTAGTGGTTCGAAAATACCTGAAAAAGACTGGAGTAATGTTGATATAAATAAGCCAACATTTATTACTGATTTTGATTCATCTGATGATACTATctcaataaaagaaaaaaaaccgAGATTTagtagaaaattgtttttcaaaaattctgataATACTAAAAAG AAGTGGGCAGCCAATTTAATTTGTGCACATGTTAAAGGTTACCTTACGAGAAGGCTTCTAAAAACGTTGAGGGTGCAGTCTTTGATAGATACCATTAGAGATGCTTTGATTTGTGCTTTAGAATTACATAAAGCCGAACACATCGATGAAGCAGATGTTGAATTACATAGAAGATTGATAAATCAG GTTTCAGCTGCTTGTTATGCTTTCCATGACATCTTCTTTTCTATTTCCATACCCGAACAAATGGCAATAATATCTGCAGATAGAAAACGATTAAGAGAAAAATCCAGAAGACCCTCATCTGCTCCAGATATTCGACGGTCAATGTCGAATTCTAGTCGATCTGCTACCAAGAGTTTTCATTCACAGTCACATactttgatgaaaatttga